The following coding sequences lie in one Aspergillus luchuensis IFO 4308 DNA, chromosome 8, nearly complete sequence genomic window:
- a CDS encoding putative ABC transporter (COG:Q;~EggNog:ENOG410PFN7;~InterPro:IPR034001,IPR043926,IPR027417,IPR003593, IPR010929,IPR017871,IPR029481,IPR003439,IPR013525, IPR034003;~PFAM:PF01061,PF00005,PF06422,PF14510;~TransMembrane:13 (o511-529i541-562o582-605i617-635o647-667i756-774o1187-1204i1216-1232o1252-1284i1296-1318o1324-1344i1356-1378o1449-1469i);~go_component: GO:0016020 - membrane [Evidence IEA];~go_component: GO:0016021 - integral component of membrane [Evidence IEA];~go_function: GO:0005524 - ATP binding [Evidence IEA];~go_function: GO:0016887 - ATPase activity [Evidence IEA];~go_function: GO:0042626 - ATPase-coupled transmembrane transporter activity [Evidence IEA];~go_process: GO:0055085 - transmembrane transport [Evidence IEA]), which yields MDSGRSPPSKPRFVPDEDEKKAPLDSSSDSSSSASRSSGLSRKQSAIPVEHQVSNENVIRQESSLQRQLTQQDIARALSQRRSTGAAGADDTDQIARLVSRMFGQERKANSEEEKTRHLGVVWKDLTVRGVGLGAALQPTNTDILLGLPRLIKGLLTGGRKSAPLRTILDDFNGCVRPGEMLLVLGRPGSGCSTFLKVIGNQRSGYKSVEGDVRYGGADAETMAKNYRSEVLYNPEDDLHYPTLTVRDTLMFALKSRTPDKASRLPGESRKHYQETFLSTIAKLFWIEHALGTKVGNELIRGVSGGEKKRVSIGEALITKASTQCWDNSTKGLDASTALEYVESLRSSTDMAHASTLVALYQASENLYNLFDKVMLIEEGKCAYYGRTENAKAYFERLGFVCPPRWTTPDFLTSVSDPYARRIKEGWEDRVPRSGEDFQRAYRKSDICKEAKADIESFEKEIESEQQACEQAREKKKKQNYTVSFYKQVVILTQRQFLVMYGDKQTLIGKWVMLTFQALIIGSLFYDLPQTSAGVFTRGGVMFYVLLFNSLLAMAELTALYGSRPVILKHKSFSFYRPAAYALAQVVVDVPIVFVQITIFELIVYFMSNLSRTASQFFINFLFVFILTMTMYSFFRTIGALSASLDVATRVTGVSVQALIVYTGYLIPPWKMHPWLKWLIWINPLQYAFEAIMSNEFYDLNLQCVSPSIFPDGPSAQPGNQVCAIQGSTPNQLVVQGSNYIQTAFTYTRSHLWRNFGIVIAWFILFVCLTMVGMELQKPNKGGSTVTIFKKGEAPEAVQEAVKNKELPGDVETGSDGTGTTNGFQEKDTDGSSDEVHGIARSTSIFTWQGVNYTIPYKDGHRKLLQDVQGYVKPGRLTALMGASGAGKTTLLNTLAQRINFGVVTGTFLVDGKPLPKSFQRATGFAEQMDIHEPTATVRESLQFSALLRQPKEVPIKEKYEYCEKIIDLLEMRPIAGAIVGEGGAGLNAEQRKRLTIAVELASKPQLLLFLDEPTSGLDSLAAYNIVRFLRRLADAGQAILCTIHQPSAVLFEQFDELLLLQSGGRVVYNDELGTDSKKLIEYFEQNGARKCSPHENPAEYMLDVIGAGNPDYKGQDWGDVWARSTQHSQLSEQIEKIIQERRNKEIEGGKDDNREYAMPIWVQILTVSKRSFVAYWRTPQYALGKFLLHVFTGLFNTFTFWHLGNSYIDMQSRMFSIFMTLTIAPPLIQQLQPRFLHFRNLYQSREAGSKIYSWTAFVTSAILPELPYSVVAGSIYFNCWYWGVWFPRDSFTSGFVWMFLMLFELFYVGLGQFIAAFSPNPLFASLLVPTFFTFVLSFCGVVVPYSSLNVFWRSWMYWLTPFHYLLEGFLSVVVHGVPVRCVPREESEFSPPSGMTCQEYAGSYASQIGGYVQDAGNGLCAFCQYSVGDAFARNFNVYYSHKWRNYGIFWAYVIFNFMAVFFFSWLYLHGARNIKRSISARKSKKAAKQ from the exons ATGGACTCGGGACGCTCGCCTCCAAGCAAGCCACGCTTTGTTcccgacgaagacgagaaaAAAGCTCCACTGGATTCTTCTTCCGATTCGAGCTCAAGCGCGTCGCGTAGCTCGGGCCTTTCGAGAAAGCAATCGGCTATACCTGTAGAGCATCAAGTCTCGAATGAAAATGTGATCCGACAGGAGTCCTCGCTTCAGAGGCAGCTCACGCAACAGGATATTGCTCGCGCCCTTTCTCAACGACGCAGCACTGGGGCCGCGGGGGCCGATGATACGGATCAGATAGCGAGGTTGGTTTCGCGGATGTTTGGCCAGGAAAGGAAGGCCAActcagaagaggaaaagacaAGACATCTTGGTGTGGTGTGGAAAGACCTGACGGTCAGAGGTGTTGGTCTAGGAGCAGCCCTCCAGCCCACAAACACTGACATCCTCTTGGGTTTACCGAGATTGATCAAAGGCCTCCTCACCGGCGGGAGGAAGAGCGCACCACTGCGAACCATCCTGGATGACTTCAACGGATGTGTACGGCCGGGGGAAAtgcttctggttcttggtCGTCCGGGGTCCGGTTGCTCTACGTTTTTAAAGGTCATCGGAAATCAACGATCTGGCTACAAAAGCGTGGAAGGTGATGTTCGCTACGGAGGTGCAGATGCCGAAACCATGGCCAAAAACTACCGTTCGGAAGTTCTCTACAACCCCGAAGACGACCTCCACTATCCCACGCTCACTGTACGCGACACATTGATGTTTGCTCTCAAGTCAAGAACCCCGGATAAAGCATCAAGACTGCCTGGTGAAAGTAGAAAGCACTACCAGGAGACATTTCTTTCTACCATTGCCAAGTTGTTCTGGATAGAGCATGCACTGGGGACTAAGGTCGGTAATGAACTCATTCGCGGAGTCtctggaggagaaaagaagcgtGTGTCTATTGGCGAAGCCCTAATCACGAAAGCCAGCACGCAATGCTGGGATAATTCCACCAAAGGCCTCGATGCTAGCACGGCTCTGGAATACGTGGAAAGCCTGAGAAGCTCAACAGACATGGCACATGCCTCTACACTCGTGGCTCTCTATCAAGCCTCAGAAAATCTCTACAATCTCTTCGACAAAGTCATGCTGATCGAGGAAGGCAAATGTGCCTACTACGGACGCACCGAAAATGCCAAGGCATACTTCGAGCGTCTGGGGTTTGTGTGCCCTCCTCGATGGACCACACCTGATTTCTTGACGTCTGTCAGTGACCCATATGCGCGGCGTATTAAGGAAGGTTGGGAGGATCGAGTTCCGCGTTCTGGGGAAGACTTTCAGAGAGCATATCGAAAGAGTGATATATGCAAGGAGGCCAAGGCAGATATTGAAAGctttgagaaggagatcgagTCGGAGCAGCAGGCGTGTGAGCAGGccagggaaaagaaaaagaagcaaaactATACGGTGTCTTTCTATAAACAGGTTGTTATACTGACTCAACGGCAATTCCTCGTCATGTACGGGGATAAGCAGACGCTCATCGGAAAATGGGTGATGCTCACATTCCAGGCTCTCATCATCGGTAGTCTCTTCTATGACCTGCCCCAGACTAG CGCTGGTGTTTTTACTAGAGGCGGTGTCATGTTTTATGTATTACTATTCAATTCCCTGCTGGCTATGGCAGAGCTTACGGCTCTTTATGGAAGTCGACCGGTCATCTTGAAACATAAGAGTTT CTCCTTCTATCGTCCAGCGGCATATGCCTTAGCTCAAGTGGTCGTCGATGTTCCCATTGTATTCGTTCAGATCACCATTTTCGAGCTGATAGTATACTT CATGTCCAATCTTTCACGGACTGCGTCTCAGTTCTTCATCAACTTCTTATTCGTTTTCATTCTGACCATGACCATGTACTCATTCTTCCGGACTATCGGAGCACTGAGTGCTTCTCTCGACGTTG CCACCCGTGTAACTGGAGTCTCTGTCCAGGCGCTGATAGTATACACTG GATATCTCATTCCACCATGGAAAATGCATCCGTGGCTCAAATGGTTAATCTGGATCAATCCATTGCAATACGCGTTTGAGGCGATCATGTCAAATGAATTCTATGATTTGAATCTGCAATGTGTCTCCCCGTCCATATTCCCCGATGGACCCAGTGCACAGCCTGGCAACCAAGTCTGTGCGATCCAAGGAAGTACGCCAAATCAGCTTGTTGTGCAGGGATCGAACTACATACAGACCGCCTTCACCTACACTCGATCCCATTTATGGCGAAACTTCGGTATTGTCATAGCTTGGTTTATCCTTTTCGTATGCTTGACAATGGTCGGAATGGAGCTCCAGAAGCCCAACAAAGGAGGCAGCACTGTTACAATCTTCAAAAAGGGCGAGGCGCCCGAGGCTGTGCAGGAGGCTGTCAAGAATAAGGAACTTCCAGGGGATGTGGAAACGGGAAGTGATGGAACGGGAACCACCAACGGATTCCAGGAGAAGGATACAGACGGTTCCAGTGATGAGGTGCATGGGATCGCGCGAAGCACGTCGATATTCACCTGGCAAGGTGTAAACTACACGATCCCTTACAAAGATGGCCACAGAAAGCTACTTCAAGACGTTCAAGGATATGTCAAGCCGGGCCGCCTTACTGCGCTAATGGGCGCCTCTGGCGCTGG CAAGACTACGCTTCTCAATACACTCGCCCAGCGGATAAATTTTGGAGTCGTCACAGGTACCTTTCTTGTTGACGGAAA GCCTCTTCCTAAAAGCTTCCAAAGAGCAACTGGTTTTGCCGAGCAAATGGATATTCACGAACCTACAGCAACTGTCAGAGAATCCCTCCAGTTCTCAGCCCTCCTTCGTCAGCCAAAGGAGGTACCTATCAAGGAGAAGTACGAATATTGCGAAAAGATAATCGATCTCCTTGAGATGCGGCCAATTGCAGGTGCTATAGTCGGCGAGGGAGGAGCTGGACTAAACGCCGAGCAGCGCAAAAGACTTACTATCGCAGTTGAGCTAGCAAGTAAGCCTCAATTACTGCTGTTCCTGGATGAGCCAACATCTGGATTGGACTCCCTCGCTGCTTACAATATTGTGCGTTTTCTTCGACGCCTTGCCGATGCCGGACAGGCCATTCTTTGCACGATCCACCAGCCGTCTGCCGTCCTTTTTGAGCAGTTTGATGAACTGCTATTGTTGCAAAGTGGGGGAAGAGTCGTCTACAACGATGAGCTCGGCACGGATTCCAAGAAGTTGATCGAGTACTTTGAGCAGAATGGGGCCAGAAAATGCTCCCCTCATGAGAACCCCGCAGAG TATATGCTCGATGTCATCGGTGCCGGTAACCCGGATTACAAAGGGCAGGACTGGGGCGATGTTTGGGCCAGATCTACCCAGCACAGTCAGCTTTCGGAGCAGATCGAGAAAATTATTCAGGAGCGACGTAACAAGGAGattgaaggaggaaaagatgACAATCGAGAATATGCAATGCCCATCTGGGTGCAGATATTGACTGTCTCAAAGCGCAGCTTCGTAGCATACTGGCGAACCCCCCAATACGCTCTT GGCAAATTCTTGCTTCATGTTTTCACCGGGCTCTTCAATACTTTCACTTTCTGGCACTTAGGAAACAGTTACATTGACATGCAGTCTCGAAtgttctccatcttcatgacTCTCACGATAGCGCCACCCCTAATCCAGCAACTACAGCCACGATTTCTCCATTTCCGCAACCTATACCAGTCACGAGAAGCCGGCTCAAAGATTTACTCATGGACTGCGTTTGTGACGAGCGCAATCTTGCCAGAGTTGCCCTACTCGGTCGTCGCAGGGTCGATATATTTCAATTGCTG GTACTGGGGCGTCTGGTTCCCGCGAGATTCATTCACCTCCGGTTTTGTCTGGATGTTCTTGATGCTCTTCGAACTGTTCTATGTCGGCCTCGGTCAATTCATCGCAGCCTTCTCTCCAAACCCGCTCTTCGCCTCTCTCCTCGTCCCTACTTTCTTCACGTTCGTCCTATCCTTCTGCGGTGTCGTCGTACCATACTCCAGCCTAAATGTTTTCTGGAGATCCTGGATGTACTGGCTCACGCCATTCCATTATCTTCTGGAAGGCTTCCTGAGCGTCGTGGTACACGGTGTTCCCGTCCGCTGTGTCCCCAGAGAAGAATCAGAGTTCAGCCCACCTTCAGGAATGACTTGCCAGGAGTATGCCGGATCCTACGCAAGCCAGATAGGCGGATACGTCCAAGATGCTGGTAACGGTCTGTGTGCTTTCTGCCAGTACTCTGTTGGTGATGCCTTT GCCCGAAACTTCAACGTTTACTACTCGCACAAGTGGCGTAACTAT GGCATATTCTGGGCCTACGTAATATTCAACTTCATGGCcgtgttcttcttctcgtggCTTTACCTTCACGGCGCAAGGAACATCAAGAGAAGTATCAGTGCACGGAAGTCGAAGAAAGCTGCCAAACAGTGA
- a CDS encoding uncharacterized protein (COG:S;~EggNog:ENOG410PPDJ) — MEEGASSRPTDTPEGSAGGDDHNAASNAAKNPALKDRKCQYCHQAFTSSSLGRHLDQFLFKKKPDGIHDVEEIRRIRSGITRRQARTSSGRRDTPERTTGKGQQDSYTPGDSGSKSRDGAYRMMFNTPTWHATGVINDIPNPSQSQDTSSSHSRIAPSQSRTGPLPFPDRGGSNNPDTMRALELALREVLDNIKAATSRMRPRLSPFDFDIQAQTFPSLCLQLLPPPPSLFAASPFPSPSSFPLQPPGVEHLDIVRQALRAKIDQWQSDQRTAESNNNSQSGRPSLGLDSSMISRSAQQHEDLSLRHLELAFKHWASLPTDARRDAWQLEITRAFAREMEKRKSLDDQLARVQQEANQLRAQVERLGSCQWPREFAIFPPDTLPLPRDVARELDSKESQISPTASRWDYDNVVAKWKRVVMHDRGMGRVGIGYANSMQDEYRSAEPRHPPTTTAPATTSDDPTRSRMLNPPSALSPGPSPSNTSGGPSAPPSQQTSPYMHQHDSTRSPDEGPQAKRPRLMNGHHIENPPHAPDGAPAPTGPTPSTSATTTTATNQGPAPAPPSTTSWTTTSAQPSGIPSNPANPAGPTPPPSCSG; from the exons ATGGAAGAAGGCGCGTCTTCTCGTCCGACAGATACCCCCGAGGGCTCTGCCGGCGGTGATGATCACAATGCCGCCTCGAATGCCGCGAAGAACCCGGCCTTGAAGGATCGGAAGTGCCAGTATTGCCATCAAGCGTTCACATCTTCGTCCCTCGGTCGCCATCTGGATCAGTTCCTTTTCAAGAAGAAACCAGACGGTATTCATGATGTCGAGGAAATCCGGCGCATTCGAAGCGGTATCACTCGCCGACAGGCCCGTACCTCGTCTGGCAGACGCGATACTCCCGAGAGAACAACAGGAAAAGGCCAGCAGGACTCCTACACTCCGGGCGATTCGGGGTCAAAGTCACGCGATGGCGCGTATAGGATGATGTTCAACACGCCTACGTGGCATGCGACCGGTGTGATCAATGATATTCCCAATCCTAGCCAGTCACAGGATACTAGCTCGTCTCATTCGCGCATTGCGCCCTCGCAATCACGCACTGGGCCGCTCCCTTTTCCGGATAGAGGTGGCTCGAACAACCCGGATACCATGAGAGCATTGGAGCTGGCTCTGCGCGAAGTCCTGGATAATATCAAAGCTGCAAC GTCCAGAATGCGTCCCAGACTCTCCCCGTTCGATTTCGATATCCAGGCGCaaaccttcccttccctctgcCTGCAGTTGCTGCCCCCGCCTCCTAGTCTATTCGCAGCAAGTCCGTTtccgtctccatcatcattcccaCTCCAGCCCCCGGGAGTGGAGCATCTGGATATTGTCCGGCAAGCGCTTCGTGCTAAGATCGATCAATGGCAGTCAGATCAGCGCACCGCCGAgtccaacaacaactcccaGTCCGGAAGACCAAGTCTGGGCCTAGATTCGAGTATGATCAGCCGGAGCGCGCAGCAGCACGAAGACCTAAGTCTGCGGCACTTGGAGCTGGCATTCAAGCATTGGGCCTCACTGCCGACAGATGCAAGGAGAGACGCATGGCAGCTCGAGATCACGCGCGCATTCGCAAGGGAAATGGAAAAACGAAAGTCGCTCGATGATCAGCTCGCGCGCGTTCAACAGGAGGCAAACCAACTTCGTGCCCAGGTAGAGAGACTAGGCTCCTGCCAATGGCCCAGGGAATTCGCGATCTTCCCCCCGGACACGCTCCCGCTCCCACGAGACGTCGCCCGAGAACTCGACTCCAAGGAGAGCCAAATCAGCCCTACGGCCTCTCGCTGGGACTACGACAATGTGGTCGCGAAATGGAAACGAGTTGTCATGCACGACAGAGGCATGGGCCGCGTCGGCATCGGATACGCCAACAGCATGCAGGATGAATATCGCAGCGCAGAACCCAGACACCCACCCACTACCACCGCACCCGCAACCACCAGCGACGATCCAACCCGCTCTAGGATGTTGAACCCCCCGTCGGCACTGAGCCCAGGCCCTTCCCCCTCAAACACTAGTGGTGGACCCTCTGCGCCTCCAAGCCAGCAGACCTCGCCCTATATGCACCAACATGACAGCACCCGGAGTCCTGACGAGGGCCCGCAAGCTAAGCGGCCTCGCCTGATGAACGGCCACCACATCGAGAACCCTCCGCACGCTCCTGACGGCGCACCTGCCCCTACTGGCCCTACTCCCTCTACTTCTGCTACCACAACAACGGCTACGAACCAGGGACCCGCTCCCGCTCCTCCCTCCACTACTTCCTGGACCACCACTAGTGCTCAACCATCGGGTATACCTTCAAACCCTGCCAACCCTGCAGGTCCCACCCCTCCGCCGTCTTGTTCCGGGTAA
- the TIM17 gene encoding protein transporter TIM17 (BUSCO:EOG09265E6R;~COG:U;~EggNog:ENOG410PJTI;~PFAM:PF02466;~TransMembrane:2 (i87-106o112-130i)), which yields MDHSRDPCPWVALSDFGGAFCMGAIGGAVWHGVKGFRNSPYGERRIGAITAIKARAPVLGGNFGVWGGMFSTFDCAIKGIRKKEDPYNAIIAGFFTGGALAVRGGVKAARNSAIMCAVFLAVIEGVGIGFQRMMADNTKLELPPAPPSGDKAVA from the exons ATGGATCACTCCAGAGATCCCTGCCCCTGGGTTGCTCTTAGCGACTTCGGTGGTGCTTTCTGTATGGGT GCAATTGGTGGTGCTGTCTGGCACGGTGTGAAGGGTTTCAGAAACAGCCCCTACGGAGAGCGTCGGATAGGTGCCATCACAGCCATCAAGGCTCGTGCGCCGGTTCTCGGTGGTAACTTCGGTGTCTGGGGTGGTATGTTCTCGACATTCGACTGTGCGATCAAGGGTatcagaaagaaggaggatccTTACAATGCTA TCATTGCTGGTTTCTTCACTGGTGGTGCTTTGGCCGTTCGTGGTGGTGTCAAGGCTGCCAGAAACTCCGCTATCATGTGCGCTGTCTTCCTGGCTGTCATTGAAGGTGTCGGTATCGGTTTCCAGAGAATGATGGCCGACAACACAAAACTAGAG CTTCCTCCTGCCCCTCCGTCCGGCGACAAGGCCGTCGCTTAA
- a CDS encoding putative C6 transcription factor (COG:S;~EggNog:ENOG410QE3U;~InterPro:IPR036864,IPR001138;~PFAM:PF00172;~go_function: GO:0000981 - DNA-binding transcription factor activity, RNA polymerase II-specific [Evidence IEA];~go_function: GO:0008270 - zinc ion binding [Evidence IEA];~go_process: GO:0006355 - regulation of transcription, DNA-templated [Evidence IEA]), with protein MEVRGPSRSGDALNRAYQRTYKACLSCRQRKAKCDLGTDSEGLPLGPPCAKCRREQRECVFSEKRAWERTNKRGPSEEGVTPPSSVRRRLSATPKRSRDIPNDVLQVVDDSPVRDNGKRGDSYNSPQQPYNPERRRDRHHSTSTLANSMMRTVVSSGNDALNILFEAAAVHSQENSSNRSETQSRNTQTSTAQASDVDHSGDHAQTMFAAEAIAKAKRPVKLSTVSKEVLSVWETCRFVKMGWFTSREAVTLIDQFFKNMTPLSPILTSFYADHNNHHWLVTRDPVLCCTILMLSSRYHVLPGAGGESRNFFIHHRLWQHCQQLVVRLIFGQEKSSHTRIRSIGTIEALLLMSEWHPRSLHFPPESDGWDSDLVLAPEHQESEGSSADRWLEDMIEPAKRSDQMSWMLLGSALSLAHELGIFELDDKKCDYTSVYEGSISDDQIKLRRQRVQRLLYVYINQLAWRIGCVSLMPQSLSHAIAGRQISRALSQPGDEWLAFMDSWMDLTKLAKSVTDTFFPSVSFARQQFHSGRYIDLLDHFRTLLVRWKDDHLRPQVLSKHFFDILFIEYHFVRVYTHSVGMQAVVERAVADSEPNAEDVRATNIDPIDYEYIQEVIEGCCQILQKVAQLGETGALRFSPVRIFLRVTSSSIFLMKALSLGTRPAKLRESLDILDRSVQALKSNALDDIHLSSRYAALLEMHVSRLRRNLLASSKSVKHNHRATTQPSMVPSHSMESDNGAIMGVPVSQNVTDMDFIPSLSGIAADDWLSLPFDPSMAPFGISTGGQFPAYEGGALNFIWNLPS; from the exons AGGCAAAATGCGATCTGGGAACAGACTCGGAAGGTCTCCCATTAGGACCGCCCTGTGCGAAATGTCGTAGAGAACAGAGGGAGTGTGTGTTTAGCGAGAAGAGGGCGTGGGAGAGGACAAACAAGCGAG GACCATCTGAAGAAGGCGTCACGCCACCCTCAAGTGTACGCCGAAGGCTATCAGCCACTCCCAAACGTAGCAGAGACATCCCGAACGATGTACTTCAGGTGGTTGATGACAGCCCGGTTCGTGATAATGGCAAACGCGGGGATAGTTATAACAGCCCGCAGCAGCCATACAATCCCGAGAGACGCCGTGACCGTCATCACTCCACGTCTACCTTGGCAAACTCCATGATGCGTACCGTGGTCTCAAGTGGAAACGATGCGCTTAATATTCTCttcgaagcagcagcagttcaCAGCCAAGAGAACAGCTCCAATAGATCCGAGACACAATCACGGAATACACAGACTTCAACGGCACAAGCCAGCGACGTGGATCACTCTGGTGATCATGCGCAGACTATGTTTGCTGCTGAGGCTATAGCCAAGGCAAAGCGTCCAGTCAAACTTTCCACTGTCTCGAAAGAGGTTCTCAGTGTTTGGGAGACTTGTCGCTTTGTCAAGATGGGGTGGTTCACTTCAAGAGAAGCAGTCACGTTGATTGATCA GTTTTTCAAGAATATGACACCGCTATCCCCGATCTTAACAAGCTTTTATGCGGACCACAATAATCACCACTGGCTCGTGACACGGGACCCTGTCTTATGCTGTACAATTTTAATGCTTTCGTCGCGATACCATGTCTTACCAGGGGCTGGCGGCGAGTCCAGAAACTTCTTTATTCACCATCGACTATGGCAGCATtgccagcagctggtggTGCGGCTAATTTTTGGCCAGGAGAAGTCGTCTCACACTCGGATAAGGAGCATAGGCACGATCGAGGCTCTCTTACTGATGTCAGAATGGCACCCTAGGTCTCTCCACTTTCCACCCGAGAGCGACGGATGGGATTCCGACTTGGTGCTGGCCCCAGAGCACCAAGAATCGGAAGGTTCATCAGCCGACAGGTGGCTCGAGGATATGATCGAGCCAGCCAAGAGATCAGATCAAATGTCATGGATGTTGCTTGGTTCTGCGTTATCGCTTGCGCATGAGCTTGGCATCTTCGAGCTGGATGACAAGAAATGCGACTACACTTCTGTATATGAAGGGTCTATATCTGATGACCAAATCAAGCTCCGCAGGCAGCGCGTACAACGGCTTCTATACGTATATATCAACCAGCTAGCCTGGCGAATAGGTTGCGTATCACTTATGCCACAAAGCCTAAGCCATGCTATTGCAGGTCGACAAATCAGCAGGGCTTTGAGCCAACCGGGAGACGAGTGGCTAGCATTTATGGATTCCTGGATGGATCTTACAAAGCTGGCAAAATCTGTTACTGATACGTTCTTTCCTTCCGTATCGTTTGCGCGACAACAGTTCCATAGTGGAAGGTACATCGACTTGTTGGATCACTTCCGTACTCTACTTGTCAGGTGGAAAGATGATCATCTCCGGCCACAGG TACTCAGCAAACACTTCTTCGATATTCTGTTTATCGAGTATCATTTCGTACGCGTCTATACCCATTCGGTAGGGATGCAGGCAGTTGTTGAACGTGCCGTTGCAGACAGTGAACCAAATGCGGAGGACGTCCGGGCCACTAATATTGATCCGATCGACTATGAGTATATCCAAGAGGTTATTGAAGGCTGCTGTCAAATACTACAAAAAGTGGCTCAACTAGGTGAAACCGGGGCTCTGCGGTTCTCCCCCGTCCGAATATTCCTTCGAGtcaccagctcctccattTTCCTGATGAAGGCTCTTAGTTTAGGGACCCGGCCTGCAAAGCTCCGTGAATCGCTGGACATTCTCGATCGCAGCGTGCAGGCGCTTAAGTCTAATGCGCTCGATGACATTCATTTAAGCTCTCGGTATGCTGCTCTACTAGAGATGCACGTATCGCGTTTAAGACGCAACCtgttggcttcttccaaATCGGTGAAGCATAACCATAGAGCAACTACGCAGCCCTCAATGGTGCCTTCTCATAGCATGGAAAGCGACAACGGCGCAATTATGGGCGTCCCTGTGTCACAGAATGTGACAGACATGGACTTCATTCCATCATTGAGCGGCATCGCCGCCGACGACTGGCTGTCGTTGCCGTTTGATCCGTCGATGGCACCTTTCGGCATCAGCACTGGTGGACAATTTCCGGCATATGAAGGAGGAGCATTGAACTTCATCTGGAACCTGCCATCATAG